GCTGTGATCCCGAGATGGCTGTGGAGGATCTCCGGGCTTCCAGCACCCCTTTCTCGCTCTCCTTTTCGGGCAGTGGCTTCCTGGCCCTGTACCAGGTTGGGGTGGTGCAGTCCCTGCTGGAGTTGGCTCCCGAGCTCCTCAAGTCTGCCTGCAAGGTCTACGGCTCCTCGGCCGGGTCGATCATCGCTGCTGCCGTCGTGTGCGGCATCGGCCTCGGTAAGAACATCCCGGCCTCGAGTCCTTCCAGGAGCTCTTCTGCTCCATGAACCCTGGGGAGATGCCTCGGGGTGCTGGGGGGtggtggggctgctggagctctcctCGCTCAGCAGGCATTACAGAAAGCCAAGGTGTTGCCACCTTGGCAGGCAGCACGGTGCAGTTTTGGGAGGTGTGAGCTGAGAAAGCCGGTTCTGACAGCCCGCGTGTTCCCTCTCAGTGGGCAGAAATTACAGGGGGAAGTCTGGATGTACCTGGCATTCCATATCCCATATTCCACTGGCTCCTTTTCTTgctcctgctggaggagcagatcTCCTGCCCTTCTGCTCTGAGGTCTGAGGGGTGCTGAGGTGTGTCCCAAAGGCagtctgtgcagccccaggggctggatTTACCCATGTAAAACCCTCTTTTCCCTATGGATCAGGTTTCTTGGGATGTGAAGCTATGAAGGGACACGAGTGGCTGTCCCACAGGTATCTATAGAGCTGGCAGCCTTATTTACATGCCACTTTAGCTGATCCCACTCAGCCTTCCCAGAACAACCAGAGATGTTTTGTGATTCCCAACTCCGGGTGCATCTTTCCCTGTTGCTCCTGCAGGATATTCCTGGAAAAACAGCAGcttgctccagccctgggctggaaTTTCTCTTATTGCTGCTAAAGGGGTTTTCCTCTGACCCTCTTTCAACCATGTAGAAACAGGCACCTTTAGCAACAAGATCCTCTATGTGTAGAATTAATTCAGAGTAGTTAATCCACTTTTAATAATCACATCCTCCCATATTTCCAATTAGTGCCCATGTGTAAACAAGTGTACACAAGACTTAAGGCTCTAAAGCCTGATCCAAGTTCTGCTTCAAGCAATGGGGACATTTAGGAGGAGCAGAAGGTTTTGGGGACTAAATAATGATGGAGGAAGCTGGGAGGAAACATACAGCTCTTGAAACCTCTGGTGGATGCTGGAACTGTTCTTCTGCAgctaaaaataattcaaaacatTGGCAAATATGTTTAGACAAGGcagaaaggaacatttctgcCCACGTGGGGATGAACTCCTCCACAAATAAGCAAGGGCCCCAAAATTTCTggttcctcctgctgctgtaatagatggagctggggctgtccagcagtaaaaatacattcagcagctgctcttgCCGGGGGCACCAGTCCTGAACTGGGCATCTGCTTCCCTGGAGGTGGAAGGCAGCTTCCACTTAGAGGGGCTGAGATGATCTTGCGTCCAAAATATCTTCCCCAGAGGAAGAAAAGACCCTTTGGACAGTGATAACTCTGGTCAGGTTTCTAACAAGGAAAATGAATGTGGCACAAGCTCTGTCATAGTCATAAAGCGGATGACTGGGTCACAAAGGTGAAAGGCGTGTTTGGTGTCCCACAGTGTCTGCAGTCAGGTGCCcgtcccctgccctgggctgcctgaggagctctgagctcccagagccaggctgtcctCTGTGACCCCGCCAGCCAGCTCGTGGGGACATGCTTGTCACCCAGCTggtgcaggcagggacagtCATTGCTGCCAGACTCATCCTTCACTCGCTCTGCAAAGCTGGGCTTGGCTCTCACCTCTTACCCAGCAGTTTTTGTGGGCagtttttccatgttttcccccatttccaggacacagagcaggcagaCAGAGACCTGGGCATGCCCCACATCCCTGGAGGTCTGGCTCTTTCAGCATCCCCTCTGTGCAAACCTGCCCAGCGTTAATCGTGGCCCCGTGTGGCCTCAGCATCTGCTCTAACACACATAACCCCTCTTAACGCCTGTGTGGCTCCAGTTGCCCTCAGGACACTGCGCCTAATCCGTCTGTCCGTCCGCACAATCCCATGAGACTGCACGGAAACCTCTGTCCCTGCAAAGCCTTGgtgctgagggtgctgagcCAGGCCCGTGGCCTCGTGCTGGTGCAGGGTCCCACCCTGGGTGCTAGGACAATTCTTTGCGGCTTTGGTGCTGGACAAGCTGTCACTTGCAAGGGTTTAACCCCGCAGGTGGGGTGTTCCCCCAGGTGAGACCTCCATGTCAGCAAAGGAACTAAATTCCCTCTATGGGATCAGGCTGCCTGCAGGGTTTGCTGCACTCCTCTTCTTCCCCATCACTTTAAAACCTGGAGTCTCCTGAGCCCTCAGCTGGGGCTCCACGGCTCTGCACCTTTAACCCAGCTCCTGGGATGTGCAGACACATGTCGTGGCTATTAACACCTCCCCTGAGCTCAGATGAGTTAGGAATCCCAGCAATGTGGAGCCAGGACACCTGGCTTGCAGGAAAGCCCTGAGCAGAAGAGGTGCCCCTCATCCTCAcccaggagccagcccagctcccttgtaaagctggggctgcccatgTGGAAAACTGGAGGTGGAGAACAGGAATTTGTTGTGCAAGTCACGTTGTCATGGATAAATCAGTGTCCCCCTTCCTGGGGCTCTCTGGAGCCTTTCCCTAATCCTGACCAGGAACATCTTGAGGCCCCATCTCTGGTGCAGGTGGAGATTTCACCAGTGGGGTCACACAAAGACATGATGTCCTTTGAGGACATTATGGGGATCATGCCCCACTTTCTGCCCTGCCTCAACATTCCCCACTGTAGCAGCAGTATCATCCTGGGGAAACACAGAGGGGCTGCAAGAAGCTTTATTCGTGAGGAGTGTTAAAAATAGGATTTAAAATATAACTGTTAGTGTAGCAGGCATATTGACCTTCTCATCTTCTTTCAGATGACCTCAAGGAGTTTTTCTTTGCAATGGCAACAGAAGTCAGGAAAACCATCCTGGGCCCCCTCTCTCCCAAGTGCAGCTTGCTGGCCAATCTCAAGACTGTCCTGCAGCGGATGCTGCCAGAGGATTCCTACCTGCTGGCCTCAGGGAGGCTGCACATCTCCCTGACACGGGTGGTGGACGGCCAGAACGTCATGGCCTCAGAGTTCAGCTCCAAGGAGGAGCTCATTCAGGTACACAGACCTGAATATGGACATGTCCAAGTGCTGGTGGCTTTAACTGCACTTTTTCTACCTGAGATGGGGAGAGATTCAGGAggctctgccacagctgtggTACCACTACAATGGGCTCCTTGAGCCTGGGGAGGAAGGTTTGAGTTCCAGGATCAGATGGAACAAATCATGctaaaaaaagcagcaggtttGTTTGCAGCCTCACAGAGCTGATGTTGGGGCTCTGGTAGTGACTTTGCAGAGCCCTGTCAGTACTGATGTGACCTCTCAGCTCTCCCTACAGTCTCTCCTCAGCCATCTGGCAATGGTTTTCTTGTTGCCTCAGCACTTTCCTGGGAGGAAAGAGCTggacaaagctgctgctgaacagcAAGCAGCTTATTAACCAGTAAATTATCTGCTGAGGGGAGAATCCCAGGGTAAACTCCTAACAGAGCTGACCCTGAGGTCCTGTGCCCCTTGTCCCAGAGAGACAGTAGAGgatggcagctccatggagatgTTGGAGTTGACCCCATGGTGCCTCCTCTAGGTAGCCCAAGAGCCTGGGGTGCTTATTCCCAGCTGATGAGATTGGGTGGGAAATGATTCCAAATGTCCCAGAAGTGGCTTTAACACTGACAAATCCCAGCAGGGTGAGGATACCTTGTGAGGGTGTCTTGGTTTTGTCCAAAAGCCTGCAAAGATGGAAATTGGCCCCAAAGCTTCAGCTTGCCACCATCAAAGGGCAGTGTTAGACACAGACATGTAGATTTACAACTATTAATTCTGGCAgctataaaattaaaaaaatgcagtgttGTGCCCTGGTCCAGAGAAGTCTTTCCACTTCAGCGAAATCAGATGTTTTCCCTTTCTTGAAGCCTTTCTTGCCACAGTCCCCAGCAAAGTCCAGGTGGCACCAACAGCCTGGTTCCAGATTTTGTCAAGGCTGAATTTTCAGGCACCATGTCAACAGCTTTTGTGTAGAATAACTTTGACAGGAACATTGACTTCTGCaatccctctcctccccaggctctcctctgcagctgcttcctTCCAATTTACTGTGGATTCATCCCTCCATCCTACCGAGGAGTGGTGAGTGATATTCCCACTAAAACACACACTCCCAGCAGGGAGTTCTTGGTTTGAACTTTACACTCCTCTGTAAAGGAGGAATATACAGAACAGGGAGGGACAGGTGTGTCCAGGCTTTTCCTTTAGTTGATGGAGGATCATGAAGCCCATCAGCTTATTCTTCACCACATCCTAAGATGACAGCTGGGTGGAATTGCCATCTGGAGAGCCCTCTCCTGCTTTGCCCATGGACAGAGCGTGGATGACCTTGCAGATCTCTGAGTGAGATAAGAGGACGCCCACAGTGGGGACTTTGAGACACAATCCAGTTAtcctgggcagggcctggctgcagggcaggttcATCCCTCGGCTCAGGTGCTGACTTGCACAGCTGAGACATCCAGAGTTCGTGGGAGGatcctcccccagccctgagcatttccctgctctgcctgtctGAGGGAGCGaaggaggagctcagcagtgttttctgggcaacctgtgcagggcttcaccatcctcacaggaaAAGATATCTCCCCGATATTCCATTTAACCCTAATGGCAGTGAgaagccattgccccttgtcctgtcacttaaTCTTCAactctcttggagccccttcGGAGTCTCTGAggtccctggaaatgttcaaggccaggctggacatgacttggagcaacctgggatagtggaaggtgtccctgcccatttcagggggtggaatgaaatgagctttaaggtgccttccaacccaacccatcccCAGGTCTGTGATTGCTCTGTGAGGCCTCTCTGCACAGTTATTTCAACAACATTTAATTCCATCAGCTGCAACTTCCAATCCCACCAAGGGAGGTGGTAAATCCAGATTTCTTTTGGAGTAGAGCAGTTGACATTTTCCTTGCCCAGTATGTAATACCTCATGAATCTGCAGGCAGTTATTAAACATGAGGGCCCTGCTGCTCGAGCTCAGGATTTGAAAAGTTATACAACACTGTGCATTCAGTGATGTCTGAATTGGCTCTTGACTGCCAAAAACTGTTGTACAAGGctttgtgaaagaaaataattatatttccattttaataacTGCTGTGGATTGCAGACCTGGTTGAGGAGCTGGCTGGgtgccacaggcagggcaggggaaggagctgacAAAGTCATAAAGAGCACAGGTGGGACACGATGCTGTTGGAAGTGGGAAGGGAGAACAAGCTGGGATGGCCTCAAGACAGGAGTGtcacctgtgcagctgctggctcccaACTCAGTGACACTGCAAAGGCCCCCAGAACAAACCCTCCCTCTGTGGtgatgttcacaggggtcccaggatgagatgagaatcttgactccgtgtttcagaaggctgatttattattttatgatatatattatattaaaggaaattatgtatatatatgatatatgatatatgatatatgatatattatatatgatatatactAATATATATATTACGTACGTTACGTTacattatgttatattatattatattatattatattatattatattatattatattatagttTTGGTGTAAAAACTATaccaaaagaatagaagaaaatatttcatcagaaggctagcaagggaaaagaatggaatgataataaaattttgtgactgaccagagagtccgagacagctGACcgtgactggccattaattagaaacaaccacatgagatcAGTcagagatccacctgttgcattccacagctgcagataatcattgtttacattttgttcctgaggcctctcagcttctcaggagaaaaatcctaaggaaaggatttgtcataaaagatgtctgtgagaTCCCTGTGCTCCTCCCTCAGCGCTACGTGGACGGAGGTTTCACTGGCCTGCAGCCCgtgtccagcctggaggagcccgTGATCACCGTGTCCCCGTTCACCGGCGAGCTGGACATCTGCCCCCGTGACTGCCCCGCCATCTTCTTCTGCTTCCAGATCTTCAACGGCAGCATCCAGATCTCCATAGAGAACCTGTGCAGGATCAGCTACGCTCTCTATCCACCCAGCACCATGGTGAGACCACCAGGGCTTCTCCCAGCTTAGTTCTGGTGAAAAGATtaatgctgctcctgcctgctcaaGATTTAAGGTTCAGCTCAATCTCCACTGTTAATTAATGGGATTTCAAAGGGAGGGGGCAGCACCCACTGTTTTTGCAGTACATTTTGGGGGAGGGACACTGATGATGGGTGGCCAGCTTGGGATGGAGTCCACAACCTGCAAAGGACCAGAAAAAACCAGgtgatctctaaggtcccttccaacccaaaccattctgtgtttctcttACTGGTGCTGTGGTGGTTGGAAACCAACCAGTGCTTGCTGCCTTCCCAAATGAGCCATCCCAGTCCTCCACAGTCAAACAGCTTTGGATAGATCCTGTTGTACTGGGGTCAGGGCTCTTTAATGACCTCAagtgtttttcctttcaggtCTTGAACGACATTTTCTCCCAGGGCTACCAGGACACAGCCCTTTTCCTGTACAGGAACAGTAAGTGGCACCCCAGGACCCAAGGGGCACCTTGGTGTGACACAGACAAACATCAACCCCTTCTCTCTGTGTCTCCCAGATGCCTTTGGCTTTAACTATTTCGATGGCAATTTCCGCTTTGGCAGCACCTGTGGGAAGAATGACTCTGGAAAATCCAATGGGACACACTCTGGCCTGAGCAAAAGGGTCCCTCAGTGCCTGACTCCTTACTTCCTGCCAGGTAGAGGATTTGGGGTGCTGAGCTTGGGTttagggctgctgcagccttcaAGAGCAGCAGTGTTATATTTAAGACATTACTGagttatttattaaatatttctgttgcaAAGAGACTTTATAAGAGTGACTCCAGCTGGACTTTGGCCTGGGCTTCATTACCTACCTGAGCTGGGCAAGAGGAGttattgcatttatttaattGTTTGTAATTACTGGTCtttatttccttctgtgctGTCATTCCTGGGTGCAGGCTTGTGGAAGAAGGAGCAGGTGAATGGACTGCAGGACCCACTGGCGAAGGTCCTTCTGCAGCCATACAGGCTCCCAGCCTTATTCAGGAAGGGGTAAGAACATCCCAACAGGGGCATGAGGGAATGACACACAAACCAGGGGCTGTGCCTTTAGCAGTGGTGGGGCAGCTGAAGGGACACATGGAGGGATTTGGTGTTTCCTGAAGGCAAGATCCGAGGGAGAGCgggtggggctggcaggaatGCCACAGCATCTCTTGCTAACGGAAAAGATTATTACAGCGTGCATTTACTATGAACACCCTCCCCTTTTGCTGCCTTCAGCCATCATTAAACTCAGCCCATGTACTTTGCTTTTGCAGGGTGAAGAAGGTGTGGGGGCTGCTGGAAGGTGTCAGGTCCCTGGTACAACGACTCCACAAGCTCCTCCAAACCTTGGTGCCTGGTTTGCCTAAGACACCTGTGGACAGGAGGTaaggggctggggggctgcagaCCCTCAGCAAAAAGAGAGAagggtgcagagcagggagacttTGGGAATCTCACCCACTGGGTCACTGATGGTGAGTGTGGCTAAAAACTCCAAATCTGGAGTAGCCCACATTAaaagtagctttttttttttaatccctgtgatattattttgatatttcaAAGAAGCTACAAACCAGCTTAGTGCCACCTCCCTACGGCAATACTTTTGTGTTCCAGATATTCatctgctgggctctgtcctggcaggacACCAGGCACATTCACCAAGGTCTTGAGAGATGTTCTGGCACTAAGCTCTCAGGGATTTAAAGCATatccccccaaaatctgctTGCAAGTTCCCTCCTGTGCAGCCGCCCAAGAGACTCAGAATGATTTTGCCCTGAGGCAGCTGCAAACTCCTCAGCTGTGAGAAAATCCTTTGGAGTCAAACATTCCTGGGGCTGCTTATCCCTGTCAGTAGCTCGACCCTGCCTCAGCTCTCACCTTGTTCCCACAGGTAACAAGGATTGTCCAGCGGTGCCCTGGGAGTCTGAAGCACTGCCTTGGAGTGTGGTGGGCAACACCAGCACGGCTGCTGGTTCTCGAGGGAATTTTCATGGagtatttctttcttcagaacCTGTCTGGCTCTAtctgcagtgctgccactgCAGTGCCCCTGCTCTGGCCTCACCTGCTTTTCCATGACGGCCGAGAAAAagctccagtgctgctcctgggacccaccccaggctgcaggggccACGGGGCAACTTCACCTGCAGACCTCACAGCCCAGTCCTTTCCCTGCCCACTCCATCTCCTCTCCACCAGCAGCATCTCTTCCATGCTTTAATGCAGATTACAGGGTAGGCAGTTGCCAGGAAATGCCACGTTTTAAGTGTTTTCCTCACACTCAAAAACTTCAAGAGAAATtcctcagagagagagaaaagcctTAGGGAGCATCATACTGGgcaggaattaatttttctacAATTCccttagttttttttttaccaattATCAATTCTTGAGCTTCACACCTCCCCATAACCCTGCTTCTCCTGCCTGTGGAGGTGGGAGTGCATTTGGATTCCCCTGGAACTTGCAGCTATGCAGAAGGATGGAGAAATCTTAAGATCAACTTCCCCCTACTTCTGAGTCCTGCAGGCTGCATCTCCTGACATTTCACAAATACATTAATTCTTCTCATGCAATTGTCTGTAAGTCACAGCCACCACAGATCATGGCCCAAGCAAACACACCCTGTGTCACTGGTCTGCACACAGAATTAATCAGCAGCACTCTTAATTATCCAAAAATTGTGCTGCATATCAGATGCTGTCGATTGGCTTTGGCCCACCTGTGTCTCCCCTGTTGGCTGGTTCCCAAAAGGCAACAAATGGatcccaagagcagcagctaTTTATTAGAGTAAATAGCCTGTTTCATTGGACAAGGAGAAATGGAACAGAAGGAAGTTTCATGCAAAGGGCTGTGGAGACCGCAGAAATTAATGGGGGGAGTAGCTGAAGGCAGCTTTGATGTAATCAAAGTTAACTAGGAGGGCTGAGTAAAAGAGCAATGTTCTGTATTCTGCCATCTTTAGTTCAAATCAGTGACTTGGGAATACCTTCCCTGGAATGGATTTGCTAAAAGAAACCTGGATGCTTATTTCATAAGTCATGAAATagtttgggttaaaagggaccttaaagatcacagAGATCAATTCCCTGCAATGGCAGAGGCACCTTCACTATGccaagccccgtccagcctggccatggacactgccagggatccagagtctgccacagctcctctgagtACCTTGGGCCTGGGCCTGCCCACCTGAGGTGTCCATCCAACCTTCACTTCTCctggctgaacagccccaactttctcagcctgtctccataggagaggtgctccagtcccCTTGTAACTTTTTATGGGCCATTTTGACAGATCCTGTTTGCTTTGGATCCTGTGTGCTCCTGTCTTTGAACCATCCTGGATGGATTTATACCTCTCAAGCACTGCAGCCTAAGGCAGGCTGCTCAAATCCAGCTGTTCCTGCCACAGGGCAAAGTGGAAGGCTCAGAGACACTCAGgcttccccaggcagggacaatCAGCCCATCAGCTGCTTTTGCACCTCTGCTCCCACTTATCCAGcaccttctccaggctgctgcaagcACCATCCCCACCTCCAGTCAGGGTATTACCATTTCAGTCAGCCTGAGGCAGTTACCCTATGGAAATGGGCATTTAAATCCCCCAAAGAAAATTCTCATCTAGGAATTGGACCTCCAAATCCAGTAAAAGGATCGACAAACCTCAGCCACAAACAGGAGCACAGTTTGAACTGCCCAGTGTATCTCACCTGCCCCATCATCTTGATCATAAACAATTGTAAAGCTTTGAGAACTTTACGAAAAATCAATCTGCAAGGAGCCCCCAAGTAAAAATAGTCTCAGAGCGGGATTCTCCTGCTCCAAACCTGAGGaatgaggaagaaataaatatttacacaaTTGAGTATTCCGATCAGCTGGGTTTTGCTTTATTAATCCCTCATCTGTTCAAGcaagcagagctggtgctgtcTCCTCTGGGAGACATGAGCTTGGTGCTAGTGGCAATGGAGGCTTTGCCAGAGGCAGTGGCTAGAGGCAAAGTTTGGCATAGACTGGAATCATCTTGTGCAGGAGCTTGTTTCACCCCAAGGAAGCAAAGTGGGAAGCCCAGCTGCACACAGTGGGCATAGAAGCAGCCTGGAATGTCTCCTCTAGGGATGGATC
This region of Ammospiza nelsoni isolate bAmmNel1 chromosome 23, bAmmNel1.pri, whole genome shotgun sequence genomic DNA includes:
- the PNPLA1 gene encoding omega-hydroxyceramide transacylase gives rise to the protein MAVEDLRASSTPFSLSFSGSGFLALYQVGVVQSLLELAPELLKSACKVYGSSAGSIIAAAVVCGIGLDDLKEFFFAMATEVRKTILGPLSPKCSLLANLKTVLQRMLPEDSYLLASGRLHISLTRVVDGQNVMASEFSSKEELIQALLCSCFLPIYCGFIPPSYRGVRYVDGGFTGLQPVSSLEEPVITVSPFTGELDICPRDCPAIFFCFQIFNGSIQISIENLCRISYALYPPSTMVLNDIFSQGYQDTALFLYRNNAFGFNYFDGNFRFGSTCGKNDSGKSNGTHSGLSKRVPQCLTPYFLPGLWKKEQVNGLQDPLAKVLLQPYRLPALFRKGVKKVWGLLEGVRSLVQRLHKLLQTLVPGLPKTPVDRR